In Bosea vestrisii, the following are encoded in one genomic region:
- a CDS encoding quinone oxidoreductase family protein, with the protein MKAIQYSRFGGPEVLDTVEIDQPSPGPGEVLIAVGAVGVNFFEVLMRQDRYVVTPPLPFSPGVEIAGTIAALGEGVATFSVGERVAAALYLAGAQSGGYAEYVAVNADVVVRLPEALPFAAATALQVQGLTALHLLRGNPAAGRNVLISAAAGGVGSLLVQLAKRAGAKRVIAMASSNEKLALAQGIGADAGVDYTQPDWPEQVRALTDGAGPDLIFDASGGDIPAQCLALLAPFGRLVLYGPLSIADFRPDAEELKALIFGNRAVAGFSLLPNLTSERLAHDLGELFALVTAGELKLLPGGSFPLAQASAAHAALESRQSAGKLVLVP; encoded by the coding sequence ATGAAAGCCATCCAGTACAGCCGCTTCGGCGGCCCCGAAGTGCTCGATACCGTCGAGATCGACCAGCCCTCGCCCGGCCCTGGCGAGGTGCTGATCGCGGTCGGCGCCGTCGGCGTCAATTTCTTCGAAGTGTTGATGCGGCAGGACCGCTATGTCGTGACACCGCCCCTGCCCTTCAGTCCCGGTGTCGAGATCGCCGGCACCATCGCGGCGCTGGGCGAAGGCGTCGCGACCTTTTCGGTCGGCGAGCGTGTCGCCGCGGCCCTCTATCTCGCAGGCGCGCAGAGCGGCGGCTATGCCGAATATGTCGCGGTCAACGCGGATGTCGTCGTGCGCCTGCCGGAGGCGCTGCCCTTCGCGGCTGCTACCGCGCTGCAGGTGCAAGGCCTGACCGCGCTACACCTGCTGCGCGGCAACCCGGCGGCGGGGCGCAATGTCCTGATCAGCGCCGCGGCCGGCGGCGTCGGCAGCCTGCTGGTCCAGTTGGCGAAACGTGCCGGGGCGAAGCGCGTCATCGCCATGGCGAGCTCGAACGAGAAACTCGCGCTGGCACAGGGCATCGGCGCCGATGCGGGCGTCGACTACACGCAGCCAGACTGGCCGGAACAGGTCCGCGCCCTGACAGATGGTGCTGGTCCGGATCTGATCTTCGATGCGTCCGGCGGCGACATTCCGGCGCAATGCCTCGCTCTGCTCGCGCCGTTTGGGCGCCTCGTGCTCTACGGCCCGCTCTCGATCGCCGATTTCCGGCCGGATGCCGAGGAGTTGAAGGCGCTGATCTTCGGCAATCGCGCGGTCGCCGGCTTCTCGCTCCTGCCGAATCTGACGTCCGAGCGCCTCGCGCACGATCTCGGCGAGCTGTTCGCGCTGGTCACCGCTGGCGAACTCAAGCTCCTGCCTGGCGGCAGCTTCCCGCTGGCGCAAGCGAGCGCCGCCCATGCCGCGCTGGAAAGCCGGCAGAGCGCCGGCAAGCTGGTGCTGGTGCCGTGA